From Pseudarthrobacter equi, a single genomic window includes:
- a CDS encoding carbonic anhydrase translates to MATNLTPALAWRRLREGNERFVNGESSHPNQNADHRSSLVETQHPFAVIFGCSDSRLAAEIIFDVGLGDVFVVRTAGQVIDDAVLGSLEYSVGVLGVPLIVILGHDSCGAVTATKSAVETGDMPAGFIRDLVERITPSVLTSLRNGQPEVNDMVVEHVKQTSQRLVDSSRVISDAIEEGRTAVIGLSYRLAEGRADLVSGIGEL, encoded by the coding sequence GTGGCTACTAATCTGACTCCTGCACTGGCCTGGCGCCGCCTGCGCGAAGGCAACGAACGATTCGTCAATGGCGAATCCTCCCATCCGAACCAAAACGCCGACCACCGGTCGTCCCTGGTGGAGACCCAGCATCCGTTCGCGGTGATCTTCGGCTGCTCCGACTCCCGGCTTGCCGCGGAAATCATCTTCGACGTGGGCCTCGGCGACGTGTTCGTGGTCCGCACCGCCGGCCAGGTCATTGACGACGCTGTCCTGGGCTCGCTCGAGTACAGCGTCGGTGTGCTCGGGGTGCCGCTGATCGTGATCCTTGGCCACGACAGCTGCGGAGCCGTCACGGCCACCAAGTCGGCTGTCGAGACCGGCGACATGCCCGCCGGCTTCATCCGCGACCTCGTGGAGCGGATTACACCGTCTGTCCTGACCTCGCTGCGCAACGGCCAGCCGGAGGTCAACGACATGGTGGTTGAGCACGTCAAGCAGACGTCCCAGCGCCTTGTAGACAGCTCGCGTGTGATTTCCGACGCAATCGAGGAAGGCCGCACAGCGGTCATCGGGCTTTCGTACCGGCTGGCCGAGGGCCGCGCCGACCTTGTTTCCGGAATCGGCGAGCTCTAG
- a CDS encoding DUF4245 domain-containing protein — protein sequence MQEKTSPTPDPAGTGGSGGAGARDAGAPVKPVIPAAAAKRANASVIGMVIALVVSIAAFLPVILMNPLPKSDGYRPDIDVAGISQRAADVAGFTPAAPDTGNAFRANYARWEAGTGNGVPTWEVGFLTPKESFIALVQTSKANPTWLLQQTKNAPVTGTRSAGGQEWELRDTGKGEKSMVLDYRGTTVVLSGAAQLDEFGILADAVVKSMDSNPAVTVSPSAPAAP from the coding sequence ATGCAGGAGAAGACCAGCCCCACCCCTGACCCGGCAGGAACCGGAGGCAGCGGCGGGGCCGGCGCCAGGGACGCAGGCGCCCCCGTAAAGCCTGTCATTCCGGCGGCAGCGGCCAAGCGGGCGAATGCTTCGGTCATCGGCATGGTCATCGCCCTGGTGGTGAGCATCGCCGCGTTCCTTCCCGTCATCCTCATGAACCCGCTGCCCAAGAGCGACGGATACCGCCCGGACATCGACGTCGCGGGCATCTCCCAGCGGGCGGCGGATGTGGCGGGATTCACACCCGCGGCGCCTGATACCGGGAACGCGTTCCGTGCCAACTATGCGCGCTGGGAAGCGGGGACCGGCAACGGCGTCCCCACATGGGAGGTGGGCTTCCTGACCCCCAAGGAGTCCTTCATCGCCCTGGTGCAGACCAGCAAGGCCAACCCCACGTGGCTCCTGCAGCAGACCAAGAACGCCCCGGTGACCGGGACCCGCAGCGCGGGCGGCCAGGAATGGGAGCTCCGGGACACGGGCAAGGGCGAGAAGTCGATGGTGCTGGACTACCGCGGCACCACCGTGGTCCTCTCCGGCGCGGCGCAGCTGGACGAATTCGGCATCCTGGCCGACGCCGTCGTGAAATCCATGGACAGCAACCCGGCCGTCACAGTTTCACCGTCGGCACCCGCCGCACCTTAA
- the glpX gene encoding class II fructose-bisphosphatase: MTQKYSTISPSLAVGNDEPDRNLALELVRVTEAAAIAGGHWVGFGDKNTADGAAVDAMRSFLQTVHFNGVVVIGEGEKDEAPMLFNGERVGDGTGPECDVAVDPIDGTRLTALGINNALAVLAVAERGSMFDPSAVFYMEKLVTGPEAADMVDLRLPVKQNLHLIAKAKGVKVNQLNVMILDRDRHRPLVEEIREAGARTKFIMDGDVAGAIAAARSGTGVDALMGIGGTPEGIVAACAIKSLGGVIQGRLWPTSDEEKQKAIDAGHDLERVLSTNDLVSSDNCYFAATGITDGDLLRGVRYSKDKVLTQSIVMRSKSGTIRFVDGEHQASKWEGYARKS, encoded by the coding sequence ATGACCCAGAAGTACTCCACGATCTCACCGTCCCTTGCTGTGGGCAACGATGAGCCGGACCGCAACCTTGCCCTCGAGCTCGTCCGCGTCACCGAGGCAGCAGCCATCGCCGGCGGACACTGGGTGGGCTTCGGCGACAAGAACACCGCCGATGGTGCAGCCGTCGACGCCATGCGCTCCTTCCTGCAGACCGTCCACTTCAACGGCGTTGTGGTCATCGGCGAAGGCGAAAAAGACGAAGCCCCCATGCTGTTCAACGGTGAACGCGTCGGCGACGGCACCGGCCCCGAATGCGACGTTGCCGTTGACCCGATCGACGGGACCCGGCTGACCGCCCTGGGCATCAACAACGCCCTGGCCGTCCTCGCCGTGGCCGAACGCGGCTCCATGTTCGACCCCTCCGCCGTCTTCTACATGGAAAAGCTCGTCACCGGGCCGGAAGCTGCTGACATGGTGGACCTGCGCCTGCCCGTCAAGCAGAACCTGCACCTGATCGCCAAGGCCAAGGGCGTCAAGGTCAACCAGCTCAACGTGATGATCCTGGACCGCGACCGCCACCGCCCGCTGGTCGAGGAGATCCGCGAAGCCGGCGCCCGCACCAAGTTCATCATGGACGGCGACGTCGCCGGCGCCATCGCTGCAGCCCGTTCCGGCACCGGCGTTGACGCCCTGATGGGCATCGGCGGCACCCCTGAAGGCATCGTGGCTGCCTGCGCCATCAAGTCCCTCGGCGGCGTCATCCAGGGCCGTCTGTGGCCCACCAGCGACGAAGAGAAGCAGAAGGCGATCGACGCCGGCCACGACCTTGAGCGGGTCCTCTCCACCAACGACCTCGTCTCCAGCGACAACTGCTACTTCGCGGCGACCGGCATCACCGACGGCGACCTGCTGCGCGGCGTGCGCTACTCCAAGGACAAGGTCCTCACCCAGTCCATCGTGATGCGGTCCAAGTCCGGCACCATCCGCTTCGTGGACGGCGAGCACCAGGCCAGCAAGTGGGAAGGCTACGCCCGCAAGAGCTGA
- a CDS encoding lipid II:glycine glycyltransferase FemX, with protein MIPAVVPCTDRALWDESVDMFNGHPQQLWGWGETKAMHGWSVDRVLLKDGEATVGAAQLLVRPLPLPFRALVYIPRGPMCSVEDTQAVLNSLADHAAIRHRGVALSIEPDWDKDSAYAGAVAGAGFRETTNTVLIPRTLILDLTRTDDELMAEMSKSTRANIRKAMRSEVEFRKVKNESELEQVLAIYHETAERAGFGIHEDQYYRDIFRNLGDGSPIIGAFDGDQLLAFVWLARSGATAFELYGGVSAEGQKQRVNYGVKWAALQAMREDGCSRYDFNGLLNDGISDFKKQFAKHENMLLGTWEKPLSPFYPAYSKAMPLARRGLQTARRLAKAAAGRARTLLRRG; from the coding sequence ATGATTCCTGCTGTTGTGCCCTGTACTGACCGCGCCCTCTGGGATGAATCCGTCGACATGTTCAACGGGCATCCGCAGCAGCTCTGGGGCTGGGGAGAGACCAAGGCCATGCACGGCTGGTCGGTGGACCGGGTGCTGCTGAAGGACGGCGAGGCCACCGTCGGAGCCGCCCAGCTGCTGGTCCGCCCGCTGCCGCTGCCTTTCCGGGCACTGGTCTACATCCCCAGGGGCCCGATGTGCTCGGTGGAGGACACCCAAGCCGTCCTCAACAGCCTTGCTGACCATGCCGCCATCCGGCACCGCGGCGTGGCCCTGAGCATCGAACCCGACTGGGACAAGGACTCGGCCTACGCCGGGGCCGTGGCTGGGGCGGGATTCCGGGAAACCACCAACACGGTGCTCATTCCGCGGACCCTGATCCTGGACCTCACCCGGACCGATGACGAGCTCATGGCCGAAATGTCGAAGTCGACCCGGGCCAACATCCGGAAGGCGATGCGCAGCGAGGTCGAATTCCGCAAGGTCAAGAACGAGTCCGAGCTCGAACAGGTCCTGGCCATCTACCACGAGACAGCCGAGCGTGCCGGGTTTGGCATCCACGAGGACCAGTACTACCGCGACATCTTCCGGAACCTTGGTGACGGCTCGCCCATCATTGGAGCGTTCGACGGCGATCAGCTGCTGGCGTTCGTCTGGCTCGCCCGCAGCGGCGCCACGGCGTTTGAACTCTACGGCGGCGTCTCGGCCGAAGGGCAGAAGCAGCGCGTGAACTACGGCGTCAAGTGGGCTGCCCTGCAGGCCATGCGGGAGGACGGATGCTCCCGGTACGACTTCAACGGCCTGCTCAACGACGGCATCTCCGATTTCAAGAAGCAGTTCGCGAAGCACGAAAACATGCTGCTGGGAACGTGGGAAAAGCCGCTCTCACCGTTCTACCCGGCCTACTCGAAAGCGATGCCACTGGCCCGCCGCGGGCTCCAGACCGCCCGGCGGCTGGCCAAAGCCGCCGCCGGACGGGCACGGACGCTGCTGCGCCGGGGCTAA
- the manA gene encoding mannose-6-phosphate isomerase, class I produces MYEIDNVLRDYAWGSTTAIAALLGRSESGAPEAELWIGAHPDSPSTAHVPEDRSTAPLDALITSDPEHFLGAESVARFGPRLPFLAKILAAAQPLSLQVHPSLQQAQAGFARENAEGVAPDAPHRNYRDDNHKPEMILALTPFEALCGFRSVAATRGILQHVADTVSHEGGSPGDSGREGAALVAALLSDLDGEAHAGDEGAGLRRAFERLITGGEDVATATSQVVAALIGGSLAPYEAELGTVISLNEKYPGDPGVLISLLLNRLSLQPGEAVYLPAGNVHAYLHGLGVEVMASSDNVLRGGLTPKYVDVPELLRTIDFSPVAVPMLEAERSDLGQELFRPPFAEFQLQRIELSPGDGPVPLAQSGAAVVIVVAGGIYLDSPKGDLRLERGASAFLAAAEAPVNVHLASDSAEAALAFAVTTGL; encoded by the coding sequence TTGTACGAGATTGACAACGTCCTCCGGGACTACGCGTGGGGATCCACCACAGCCATCGCAGCCCTCCTGGGCCGGTCCGAGTCCGGGGCCCCTGAAGCTGAACTCTGGATAGGCGCCCACCCTGACTCGCCGTCCACCGCCCATGTCCCGGAGGACCGGAGCACCGCTCCGCTGGACGCGCTGATCACCTCTGACCCGGAGCATTTCCTGGGGGCGGAGTCTGTGGCACGTTTCGGCCCGCGCCTACCGTTCCTGGCGAAGATCCTTGCCGCTGCCCAGCCGCTGTCCCTCCAGGTCCACCCCAGCCTGCAGCAGGCGCAGGCCGGGTTCGCCCGTGAAAACGCTGAGGGCGTGGCCCCGGACGCCCCGCACCGCAACTACCGGGACGACAACCACAAACCGGAAATGATCCTGGCGCTGACGCCGTTCGAGGCCCTCTGCGGCTTCCGGTCAGTAGCAGCCACCCGCGGGATCCTGCAGCATGTTGCGGACACCGTCAGCCATGAAGGTGGAAGCCCCGGGGATTCCGGGCGTGAGGGCGCTGCCCTGGTGGCGGCCCTGCTTTCGGACCTCGACGGCGAAGCCCATGCCGGTGATGAAGGCGCCGGCCTGCGCAGGGCCTTTGAACGGCTCATCACCGGCGGCGAGGACGTCGCCACGGCCACGTCCCAGGTGGTTGCCGCACTGATCGGTGGCAGCCTGGCGCCTTATGAGGCCGAGCTCGGCACAGTTATCAGCCTGAACGAGAAGTACCCGGGCGACCCCGGGGTGCTGATCTCCCTGCTGCTGAACCGCCTCTCGCTGCAGCCGGGCGAGGCCGTATACCTCCCCGCGGGCAACGTGCATGCCTACCTGCACGGCCTGGGGGTGGAGGTGATGGCGTCCTCGGACAACGTGCTGCGCGGTGGCCTCACGCCGAAGTACGTTGATGTTCCGGAACTGCTGCGCACCATCGACTTCAGCCCGGTGGCGGTCCCCATGCTGGAAGCCGAACGGTCGGACCTGGGCCAGGAACTTTTCCGGCCGCCCTTCGCTGAGTTCCAGCTCCAGCGGATTGAGCTCTCGCCCGGCGACGGCCCGGTGCCGCTGGCACAGTCCGGCGCAGCAGTGGTGATCGTGGTGGCCGGCGGAATCTACCTGGACTCACCCAAGGGCGACCTGCGCCTGGAGCGCGGCGCCAGTGCTTTCCTCGCCGCCGCCGAGGCTCCGGTGAACGTGCACCTGGCCTCGGACAGCGCCGAGGCGGCACTGGCGTTCGCTGTAACGACCGGCCTTTAG
- a CDS encoding LCP family protein — protein MSSSKVPQSGSDTSLTDPVRYPVSASPPVRTKRAFVLILLTLFVPGSAQLVAGDRKLGRTALRVTLCAWAAIVLALLLLLFNRPLLINVITNQFASLVIILVLVALAIGWAVLFINTLRLIRPVLLVPGARPGVGIALVLALVISSGSLGYSAYLLNVGRNAIGSIFSSGPAIDPVDGRYNFLMMGGDAGDDRTGRRPDSLSVLSVDAKTGQTAIISIPRNFQNAQFSEGSPMRSVYPDGYNCGDECLINAINTEVTNQYADLYPGVADPGAQATMEAVSGTLGMPIQAYVLVDMEGFSTLIDAMGGIRIKAGGWVPMSGYFDEATKTHGMPLGWIPAGEQTLNGDQALWYGRSREYVDDYARIQRQQCVQQAMLKQLDPATLLAKFEDIAKAGTKVVDSNISSSQLGSFVDLAMKAKGKEAKRLTLGPPDFDASFSTVPDFDQIHERVDQLLASASGAQSAGTADDVMAVPAAGGGHVQASGSRSPDVLQAGGSTAQQATPAPSDFTPVTTTPDGEPITAEMLNQLKSEGNEEAIRQLVATNGQCAPL, from the coding sequence ATGTCCAGCAGCAAGGTCCCCCAGTCCGGGTCTGACACGTCCCTGACAGACCCGGTCCGCTACCCGGTGAGCGCTTCGCCGCCGGTGCGGACCAAGCGCGCGTTCGTCCTGATCCTGCTGACGCTGTTCGTTCCGGGCAGCGCGCAGCTCGTGGCGGGCGACCGCAAACTGGGGCGGACGGCGCTGCGCGTGACGCTCTGCGCCTGGGCGGCCATCGTCCTTGCGCTCCTGCTGCTGCTCTTCAACCGGCCACTGCTCATCAACGTCATCACCAACCAGTTCGCCTCGCTGGTGATCATCCTCGTCCTGGTGGCCCTCGCCATCGGCTGGGCTGTCCTGTTCATCAATACCCTGCGGCTCATCCGGCCTGTGCTGCTGGTTCCCGGCGCGCGGCCGGGCGTCGGCATCGCCCTGGTCCTGGCGCTGGTCATCAGCAGCGGATCCCTGGGCTACTCGGCGTACCTGCTCAACGTGGGGCGCAACGCCATTGGCAGCATCTTCTCCTCCGGTCCGGCCATCGATCCCGTGGACGGACGCTACAACTTCCTCATGATGGGCGGCGACGCCGGTGATGACCGCACCGGCCGCCGGCCGGACAGCCTGTCGGTGCTCAGCGTCGATGCCAAGACCGGGCAGACGGCCATCATCTCCATTCCCCGCAACTTCCAGAACGCCCAGTTCAGTGAGGGCTCGCCCATGCGGTCGGTCTACCCGGACGGCTACAACTGCGGCGACGAATGCCTGATCAACGCCATCAACACCGAAGTCACCAACCAGTACGCGGACCTTTACCCGGGCGTTGCCGACCCCGGCGCCCAGGCCACCATGGAAGCGGTGTCCGGAACGCTGGGGATGCCCATCCAGGCCTACGTGCTGGTGGACATGGAAGGGTTCTCCACGCTCATCGACGCCATGGGCGGGATCAGGATCAAGGCCGGCGGCTGGGTTCCCATGAGCGGCTACTTCGACGAAGCCACCAAGACGCACGGCATGCCGCTCGGCTGGATCCCGGCCGGCGAGCAGACCCTGAACGGCGACCAGGCGCTGTGGTACGGACGGTCCCGCGAGTACGTGGACGACTACGCCCGGATCCAGCGCCAGCAGTGCGTGCAGCAGGCCATGCTCAAGCAGCTCGATCCGGCCACCCTCCTCGCCAAGTTCGAGGACATTGCCAAGGCCGGAACCAAGGTAGTCGACTCCAACATCTCCTCGTCGCAGCTGGGCAGCTTTGTGGACCTCGCCATGAAGGCCAAGGGCAAGGAGGCCAAGCGCCTCACCCTCGGCCCGCCGGACTTCGATGCATCGTTCTCCACGGTGCCGGACTTCGACCAGATCCACGAGCGGGTGGACCAGTTGCTGGCCTCCGCATCCGGCGCCCAGTCGGCAGGAACGGCCGACGACGTCATGGCAGTACCAGCCGCGGGCGGCGGGCACGTGCAAGCATCCGGCAGCCGCTCCCCCGACGTGCTGCAGGCCGGCGGGAGCACTGCGCAGCAGGCCACCCCGGCGCCGTCGGACTTCACCCCGGTGACCACCACGCCCGACGGCGAACCGATCACTGCCGAGATGCTGAACCAGCTCAAGAGCGAAGGCAACGAGGAAGCCATCCGGCAGCTCGTAGCAACGAACGGCCAGTGCGCGCCGCTCTAG
- the purE gene encoding 5-(carboxyamino)imidazole ribonucleotide mutase, which produces MSAPTTPANGSAASPLVGLVMGSDSDWPVMEAAAEALAEFGIPFEADVVSAHRMPTEMIRYGQTAHERGLRVIIAGAGGAAHLPGMLASVTPLPVIGVPVPLKTLDGMDSLLSIVQMPAGVPVATVSIAGARNAGLLAVRMLASGTDELAASLRADLLEFAADLNAVASRKGANLRQKVSEVFAEGSGTLRGNR; this is translated from the coding sequence ATGAGCGCCCCCACCACACCGGCCAACGGATCCGCGGCAAGTCCCCTGGTAGGGCTGGTCATGGGCTCCGATTCGGATTGGCCCGTCATGGAAGCGGCGGCTGAAGCGCTGGCAGAATTCGGCATCCCGTTCGAGGCCGATGTGGTGTCGGCGCACCGGATGCCCACGGAGATGATCCGGTACGGCCAGACCGCCCACGAGCGCGGCCTTCGCGTGATCATCGCCGGTGCCGGCGGCGCGGCACACCTGCCCGGCATGCTGGCCAGCGTCACTCCCCTGCCGGTCATCGGGGTGCCTGTTCCGCTGAAGACGCTGGACGGCATGGACTCCCTGCTGTCCATCGTCCAGATGCCCGCCGGCGTGCCCGTAGCCACGGTGTCCATCGCCGGAGCCCGCAACGCAGGCCTGCTGGCCGTGCGCATGCTGGCTTCCGGGACCGACGAACTCGCCGCGTCCCTTCGCGCGGACCTGCTCGAGTTCGCCGCGGACCTCAACGCTGTGGCCTCCCGCAAGGGTGCCAACCTCCGGCAGAAGGTCAGCGAGGTCTTCGCCGAGGGCAGCGGAACACTGCGGGGCAACCGTTAG
- a CDS encoding 5-(carboxyamino)imidazole ribonucleotide synthase: MTFPVIGVVGGGQLARMMAPAATALGFELRVLAEGEDVSAVSAVSTSPVGDYKDLQTLLDFAKDLDVMTFDHEHVPAAHLRALQEAGVNIQPGPDALIHAQDKLVMRAAIDRLELPNPVWASVDDVAALVRFGDDTGWPVVLKTPRGGYDGKGVRIVGSADEAAETADWFAAMSPLLAEAKVEFTRELSALVARTPDGEARAWPVVHTIQVDGVCDEVIAPAQDIPVEVAAAAEDAALRIAAELGVTGVLAVELFETPGTGAGFLINELAMRPHNTGHWTQDGAVTSQFEQHLRAVLNLPLGATDALAPVTVMKNFLGGDNQDLYAAFPQALASEPAAKVHCYGKSVRPGRKIGHVNLVGASTTEVESVRRRAGIVAGIIRDGRAPAEEPPMTFEENA, translated from the coding sequence GTGACTTTTCCAGTAATAGGTGTTGTTGGCGGCGGCCAGCTTGCCCGAATGATGGCCCCAGCCGCGACTGCCCTCGGCTTCGAACTTCGAGTCCTGGCGGAAGGTGAGGACGTCTCTGCCGTCTCCGCGGTGTCCACTTCCCCGGTGGGAGACTACAAGGACCTGCAGACGCTCCTGGACTTTGCCAAGGACCTCGACGTCATGACCTTTGACCACGAGCACGTCCCGGCTGCCCACCTCCGGGCACTTCAGGAGGCCGGAGTCAACATCCAGCCAGGCCCCGACGCCCTCATTCACGCCCAGGACAAACTGGTGATGCGGGCAGCCATTGACCGGCTGGAACTGCCCAACCCGGTGTGGGCCTCCGTTGACGACGTTGCTGCCCTGGTGCGCTTCGGCGATGACACCGGCTGGCCTGTAGTCCTGAAGACTCCGCGCGGGGGCTACGACGGCAAGGGCGTCAGGATCGTCGGGTCGGCGGACGAGGCGGCCGAAACAGCCGACTGGTTCGCTGCCATGAGCCCGCTCCTGGCGGAGGCCAAGGTGGAGTTTACCCGGGAGCTTTCAGCGCTGGTGGCACGGACCCCCGACGGCGAGGCCCGTGCCTGGCCTGTTGTCCACACCATCCAGGTGGACGGCGTGTGCGACGAAGTCATCGCCCCCGCACAGGACATCCCCGTGGAGGTTGCGGCAGCAGCCGAGGACGCCGCGCTGCGGATCGCCGCAGAACTTGGTGTGACCGGTGTGCTGGCGGTGGAACTGTTTGAGACTCCCGGGACCGGGGCGGGCTTCCTGATCAATGAGTTGGCGATGCGCCCGCACAACACCGGGCACTGGACCCAGGACGGGGCAGTGACCAGCCAGTTTGAGCAGCACCTGCGTGCAGTCCTGAACCTTCCACTGGGTGCTACCGATGCGCTGGCTCCGGTAACAGTCATGAAGAACTTCCTGGGCGGCGACAACCAGGACCTGTATGCGGCATTCCCGCAGGCCCTGGCCAGCGAACCGGCGGCCAAGGTGCACTGCTACGGCAAGTCGGTGCGGCCCGGCCGCAAGATCGGCCACGTCAATCTGGTGGGCGCCTCCACCACGGAAGTAGAGTCAGTGCGGCGCCGGGCCGGGATTGTGGCCGGCATCATCCGTGACGGGCGGGCACCTGCAGAAGAGCCGCCCATGACATTCGAGGAGAACGCATGA